A part of Terriglobus roseus genomic DNA contains:
- a CDS encoding RNA polymerase sigma factor: MIAQAMEIPRLELHIQPTCEAFDSDGSTLPNFQHDFIHGDEKRLLDQSLSGSSACYQHLVDSARSGCPMAFGELWDIHSKRLYLTILRIVRNPFDAEDALQDSFILAFSAVRRFEGRSSFHTWLTRIAINSALGMLRRRRRRPEMSLEAMSSPEDDRWSEGFRDIAPGPEQLLDRKQQHATLMHDVDQLPTRLQDVVQTLLIEDCTVREAACRLNISYAAAKSRLYRARVMMHATNM; encoded by the coding sequence ATGATCGCTCAAGCTATGGAAATACCAAGGTTGGAATTACACATACAACCGACGTGCGAAGCCTTTGATTCTGATGGCAGTACTCTTCCTAATTTCCAGCATGACTTCATTCACGGAGATGAGAAGAGACTTCTAGATCAATCCTTGTCCGGTTCCTCAGCTTGTTATCAGCATCTTGTCGATAGTGCAAGATCGGGATGCCCCATGGCATTCGGCGAACTTTGGGACATCCACTCCAAACGGCTATATCTCACCATTTTGAGAATCGTAAGAAATCCCTTTGATGCAGAGGATGCATTGCAAGATTCCTTCATACTCGCGTTCTCCGCGGTGCGTCGATTCGAAGGAAGGTCGAGCTTCCACACATGGCTTACCCGCATCGCTATCAATTCCGCACTCGGAATGTTGCGGCGGCGGCGGCGGCGTCCTGAAATGTCGCTGGAGGCTATGTCGTCGCCCGAAGATGATCGCTGGTCCGAGGGATTTCGAGATATTGCACCCGGGCCTGAGCAACTCCTTGATCGAAAACAGCAGCACGCCACTCTTATGCACGATGTCGATCAACTGCCTACTAGGCTCCAAGATGTCGTACAAACTCTTTTGATCGAAGATTGCACGGTTCGAGAGGCCGCGTGCCGTCTCAACATCTCATACGCGGCTGCGAAGTCGAGACTCTATCGAGCGCGCGTCATGATGCATGCAACAAACATGTAA
- a CDS encoding SDR family NAD(P)-dependent oxidoreductase, whose product MQKPQTVVVTGASQGIGAATVREFLARGYNVVATARHATTAGFASDSKLATVDGDIGLAQTAKNIAEVAIGRFGSLDHVVNNAGIFSTKPFTDYTIDEFRSFVSTNLEGFILITQIAVTQMLRQGTGGSITTITASLAQNPIAGVTASIPMITKGGLESVTLSLASEYAKSNIRFNAVAPGVVDTPLHKGTPNDAMKSMSPMGQIVEPEDIAKAVVYLAEARHVTGEVLHVDGGAHSGRW is encoded by the coding sequence ATGCAAAAACCGCAAACAGTCGTAGTGACAGGTGCCTCACAGGGTATCGGGGCTGCCACCGTGCGAGAGTTTCTAGCACGCGGGTATAACGTCGTCGCAACAGCAAGACACGCCACTACCGCCGGTTTCGCATCTGACTCCAAGCTGGCCACCGTTGACGGGGACATTGGTCTCGCACAAACAGCGAAGAACATCGCTGAAGTTGCGATTGGAAGGTTCGGGTCACTTGATCATGTTGTCAACAACGCAGGCATTTTCTCAACGAAACCTTTCACGGATTACACCATTGACGAGTTTCGATCGTTCGTATCGACAAACCTTGAAGGGTTCATACTCATTACTCAGATTGCCGTCACGCAGATGCTTCGACAAGGAACGGGCGGCAGCATTACAACCATCACAGCATCCCTTGCTCAAAACCCCATAGCTGGGGTCACCGCTTCCATTCCCATGATCACCAAGGGGGGCTTGGAGTCAGTCACTCTAAGCCTTGCGAGCGAATATGCGAAGTCCAATATCCGCTTCAATGCAGTCGCACCGGGAGTGGTTGATACTCCGCTCCATAAAGGCACTCCCAACGATGCCATGAAGTCGATGTCGCCGATGGGACAGATTGTGGAACCGGAAGACATTGCTAAAGCAGTCGTCTATCTCGCGGAAGCCCGACACGTGACAGGTGAAGTTCTCCATGTGGATGGCGGCGCACACTCAGGCAGATGGTGA
- a CDS encoding RNA polymerase sigma factor: protein MQEGSLSALLSLLGDGPESSGTAYGNLHQRLTRYFRINACADPEQLADEVLNRLAKIAASDAASIASPTAFALGIARHVLQENVRAELREAEAGRNWQTSRKIANPDEEVALQAIDVCLASMPTAKSELLRTYYESTGKQKIEHHRQLAERLGISINTLRNRLMRARRELDTCVRNRLSDVSSQNRT from the coding sequence ATGCAGGAAGGGTCCCTCAGCGCGCTCCTCAGTCTGCTCGGCGATGGCCCAGAGTCGTCCGGAACCGCTTACGGCAACCTGCACCAACGCCTCACGCGATACTTCCGCATCAATGCATGCGCCGATCCGGAACAACTTGCCGACGAGGTACTGAACCGTCTCGCGAAAATCGCGGCGAGCGACGCAGCCTCCATAGCCTCCCCAACTGCCTTCGCTCTGGGCATTGCCCGTCACGTACTGCAGGAAAACGTCCGTGCAGAACTTCGCGAAGCGGAGGCAGGCCGAAACTGGCAAACCTCCAGAAAGATAGCCAACCCTGACGAGGAGGTCGCCCTGCAAGCCATCGACGTTTGTCTCGCAAGTATGCCTACTGCAAAAAGCGAGCTTCTGCGCACCTATTACGAATCCACTGGAAAACAAAAGATCGAACACCATCGCCAGCTTGCCGAACGCCTCGGCATTTCAATCAACACTCTGCGAAACCGTCTTATGCGTGCCCGTCGCGAGCTCGACACCTGCGTCCGCAATCGCCTATCTGATGTTTCTTCCCAAAATCGCACTTAG